In Nostoc sphaeroides, the genomic window TGGGACAAGCCATTTCTGCACCATCTAGCTTTCCTACCGATGCACAACTATTAGTTTTTGCTCTGAGAAACCTATCAGATAGTGAAGATGCAGCCGTACTATCTTTGAGTGCCTATTCAGCAGCATTACGACGCGCATTAGGTAGTCCAGCTTCTATATTCTTCATTGACGAAGCACCAATTCTATTTGAATTCGAGCAAATATCTGACTTAGTTGGCAGAGTTTGTGCAAACGGCGCTAAAGCCGGTATCAGAGTCATCTTATCAGGACAAGATCCTGATACAATTGCCAAATCTAAAGCTGCATCTAAGATTTTGCAAAACTTGACAACACGATTGATTGGACGCATTCAGCCGGTTGCAGTCGATAGTTTTGCAGAGATATTAAAGTATCCCCGCCACATTATTTCTCGTAATGCTTCAGAAAGCTTCTTTCCGCGCAAAGAAGGCGTTTATAGCCAATGGCTGTTAGATGATAACGGTATTTATACATTCTGTCGTTATTATCCAGGTTACGAACAATTGGCAGCAGTTGCTAATAACCCTGCTGAACAAACTGCACGTAGTAAAATGATGCAACTTCATAGCGATAAATATGAAGCAATTTCTGCATTTGCCCGTCAGTTAGTGGCTAATCTGCGTAGTAGTTAATCGGGTTCTGTAAGTAGTTAACAGTGATTCAAAAAGTTATAAATCATAGTTACAAAGCTAAATTACCTTTTTCAGGCACAAATGTATGCGAAAAACTACCATTTTTACTCTTACGTTGCTATCCCTGGCAATCCTACCAGCAATGGCACAAGTTAACACGGGATTAGGGCAGGTTTGGGATGATATTCAATCATATTCCGCAGATATGGGAAAATACCTTCAAAATAATCAGAGCGAAAACTTAAAGCCTGTAGAAGCACAGAGTCGAAATGCTCTTGATAGTTCCAAGGGAGATACAGAATTGAAGATACCTAACCCCGTCACTGCGGGACAAAAGGTTCGTGATAACATTATCAACGAATCTTATCGTTCACAATCTAAAGAAAGCCGCTTTGAAAATAATGCAGCAGTACGGGCAAATTTAGTTAGTAATGAACTCAATCGTTTTATTACCCGTGGAGCCGCAGAAGCTATTCTTGGTAAAGATGGACAAAATCGAACACAAGCAAAGTTAGAAAATACTCAAAACACACTAGAAGAAATTAACGCAATTAGCGATACGGCGGGGGCAAAGAACAACCTATTTAGTAGTAAATTTGAGCAATTAACTCGAAGGATAGAAACAGCAAGCACCACCGATGTAACTAAACTCGCCGCTACTGGTACTCTTTCCGGTTTACAAAATTTAGCACAAATACTAGGTGACAATCACTTGGAAACTATTAAGATTCAACGGGCACAATCAGCAATTATAGGTGAAACATTTGCTCAGACAATGCAAACGAATCAGTCTTTGCAATATTCTAATTTAAATTTAGCAAACATTTCTCAACAGGCAGAAGAGGCAAATCGCGCTCGGAGAGTAGATACATCTACAGAAGCAGCGCGACTTTTACGAGCGACTTCTCAACTAGATTTGTTTGGCAGAGAGGGGTTGGATAAATGCGGGATGAATTTGCAGTTAAAACCATTGGAAATGCAAATTCGTGATAAATTGTGCCAAGTCATCCGCTAATTCAGGAACGCCGGCAGAGAAAAAGTTGGGAAGTAGGATTTTAGGATAAAAAAACTCTAAGAGGATGTTTTAAAAGTCCTCTGGTTAGTAGCAAAACCTTTTAGATCCCTCTAAATCCCCCTTTTAAAGGGGGACTTTGATTCCGGTTCCCCCCTTTTTTAGGGGGGTTAGGGGGGATCAAAAAGTGCTTAAAATTACAATAAACCACTTTTAAAACATCCTCTCAATTTCCAGACAATTTTTTAAATCCTTAAACTTCTTACAAACCAACACGAAGTCTAAAAAACAGTTTGCTAGGGTGCGTTAGCGACACCGTAACGCATCGAAATCATCAGGGATGGTGTGTTACGTTCCTAACGCACCCTACGAAATTTAAAAAAACAGCCCATCAACTCAAAATGCAACTTGCTATTCAACTAATTTTTGCCCAAGTAGGCCGCCAAGTAGGCATTGATGACGCTCTCAATAATGGTGCCGCAACTTCTCTAAGTATTGCCGAAGGTTGGAATAAACAATGGCTTGATTTATTACAAAATAATACCAGCAATAACTTGTATGGAGCGCTGACAACTCTGGGCATTTTTTTTGCTGTAGGAACCCTGTTATTTTTTATGATACAATTCCTCAAAGACTTAATATCCTACGAATATAGTCGTCCAATATCAGCTTTAATTTGGCCTTTTGTGGTGGTAATCCTCTTAAGTAATTCAGGTAAGGGAAGTATACTTTCTAATCTGACACTAGGATTACGGGGTTTTTTAAACAATGTGAATCAGCAAGTAGTGGTATCAGCAGATGCGGGTCAAATGTACCAACAAGCACTGAATATGAGTATTGCAGAAGAAGTAACTGGTTCTTTTCTGCGTCCTTGCCAATCGCTAACTGGCCTTCAACAAAGTCAATGCTTTACCAACGCTGCCGATAGAATCAACATTCTATTGCAGAAATATAGAAATACATACGGAAGGAGAGTTTGGATAAATAGGCTGCAAACTAAGGTAGATGATATTAAATTTGACAAAGGCTTTGTATCAGAAAACGAATTTAATTCTTTGTTAGGTTCTACAGTCCAAACAAGCATCAAAAACTTTTTAGTTTCCTTGCAATATGCTTTTCAGAATCTGATAGAAGCTACTATGTTGCTGATAGCGCTTTTAGGGCCAATAGCCGTCGGTGGTTCTTTACTGCCTGTAGCTGGAAAACCAATTTTTGCATGGCTGACCGGATTTTTATCTATTGGAATCGCCAAGATTTCATTTAATATTATTGCTGTGCTGACTGCCACAGTTATTGTAAATGGGCCAGGTCAAAGTGCTAGTGCTGATCCAGATTTAATGTGGTTCATAATTTTTCTGGGAATTTTAGCACCAATTTTATCGTTACTTGTGGCTGCTGCTGGCGGTTTTGCACTCTTTAGTGGTATCAGCAATACAGCTTCGTTAGTAAAGGAGAAGATATAAATTCAAAACGAATAAAATTTTGATAAGTATCGTAACTGCGGAATTATATGCAAATCGTAATTAATATCAGGGCTATTTCATTGTCATCTAGCCCGCCTCAGAATGAATTTTGAGGCTAATAGCGAAAGTCATCTAAAGATGACTGAAAAAAGGTTCTAGTCCGTTAAAACGGACTTTAGCTATTAGCCTAGAACTTGAGTTCTGGGCGGTTTATGTATAAAATGAAATAGCCGTATAATTAATAAATAGCTGAATTTTTTTGCAGGAGAAAATGAGTAAATGGTGCGTTTACTAGAAAAAAGACAAAGAACGACGGCAAGTGTTTTGACAGTTTTTGCGATCGCAACCTTCAGTTTACATATATTAGTTTTATTTTTATTCTTATTACAAGGGCTAAATATTCGCCAACTCAGTCTGACAAAACCTCCCAACTTTGTGCAATTAATAGACGGTAAACCAGTAGGTAATATTGATGATTTAGCAAGAGAACCAGAAGCAATTCGCCAATTCATCAGCAAAACGATGATATCAATGTTTAGCTGGTCTGGAACCTTACCAGCACAAAATATCGAAGAAGTTGCAACTCCCAAACCAGATTTAGGAGTTCTTATTCAAACACCTCAAGGGGGTAGCCAAAAAGTTAGTACCAGCAGTTGGATAGCTAGTTTTGCCTTATCCGAAGACTTTCGCAAAGGTTTCTTAAGCACAGTTGCAGAAATGACACCGGCAGAAGTTTTCTCTGAAAATCCCAGCCTAATGATGACATCACAATTAGTTATTAAGCGGGTTTATCCGCCAAGACAAATTGCACCAGGAAAGTGGCGAGTGGGTATGGTAGCCGACTTAATTCAAAAAAACCGAGTTGGTGGTGCAAGACTCATAACTCCTTTTAACAAAGATTTACTGGTACGTGCAGCAGATTATTTTGGTAATCCCCAAGGCGACAATGGTACAGACTTGCAAAAAGCAATTTATAGTGTCCGCGCTGATAGATTAGAAATTTATGAAATTCGTAACTTATGTTTGCTAGATGGCAATAACAACCTTAATAATGATAAATTTACACAATGTGGGGCTGGACAAACATCTGATAGCTTTACTAGATGAGTGGGGAGTGGGGACTTGTACTGAGCGAAGCCGAAGTAGTGGGGAGTGGGGAATCAGCCTTTTCGAGTTGAGGGCTTTTTGAAAAAATCAAATAAGACCTATAGATTTATAATTCACTAATTCAATTTATATATAGGACTAATATTTGATTTCTGAAAAAGCTCGGTACAATTCAAAAAGCCTAATTCCCTATTCCCTACTCCCTACTCCCCGCCTACGTAGATAATTTCAAAAATCAAATACGATTCCTATAATTATTAATGCAATTACTCAAACCAGAAAATAGGAAAAATAACCCATTGCCACTGTTAGCAGTAGGAACATTTGGGTTACATGTATTTACCCTGCTTTTACTACTATTTCACGGGTCTATGTTACAGGACTTAGGTCGTCAACGCACACCTCAAAGTTTAGTGCAGCTTGTTGATGGTCGCGCTATAACCGTAGACCCCGAACCAAATTTAGAGCGACAGCCAGAGGCGATTCGGCGGTTTGTGGGTGAAACTATGAGCTTAATGCTTACCTGGTCAGATCAACAGCCGCCAACGCAAGTCTGGGAAATTACCTCCCAACTGGTAGCTGATAATTTTAAACAAAAACTTCAGTCAGAAATTACCAATTTAAATCCAGATAGCCAATTTGAAAATGTTAATAGAGGAGCAGAGAATGTATTAGTAATCCAAAAAATATCTCAACCTACAGAAATAGGTAATGGACAGTGGAAAGTGGAAATGTTTGCTAATCAACTAGTATTTAGCGGTTATGATAGGTTGGGAAAATCAACTTCATTTAATAAACAAATTTTAGTTAGAGCAATAGATAAACCCGCAACTTACCCACCAAATGCAGCACTACCATTGCAGTTCGCAGCTTACCGCCTTGGTGAAGCCAGACTAAAAATTTATAATGTATGTGATATCAAAGATAAAAATTGTTCTGGAAATCCTAATCAAGCTTTACCATGACTAAATACTCAACTCCTGCCCAAACACCTGCTCAAAATGGATTGACTCTAACCCCCGATGCTCACCAACAAAATGTAGAATCTTTTGATTGGGAATCGCGGATGTCAAGGTTAGTCGGCTTTGAAGAAGAATCTTCTCCTCCCGATACCCAAGGTTCAGAAGACTCTGCAACGCCACAAGAGTCGTCTCAACCACAAGAAGTTCAGACAAAGCAACCCCTCTCATCTAATCCCTTTGCAAAGTTAGGCTTGGTAGGTGCTGCTACCTTTGCGATCGTTTTGGTGGGTGGTGTATTTTTGTCCCAGTTAATGAGTAGCAATCCCAAGCCAAAAGAGATTGTTCCTCCACAAGTGCCTGAGCAGCAAACTGATGAATCTACCTCTCAACAGCTAGCAGGCGAAGTAGATACTCTGAAAACGAAATTAGCCCTGACTGAACAAGCAGAGATGGTGAAAGCCGCCCAACAACAGCTTAGAACTGCCAAATCAACGCCTACAGTAGCTTTAAAACCAGAACAGTCAGTACCTCCCAGAGGTACACAAACAGTGATCCCAACACCCCCACCAACAGTTTACCTGCCCCGACCAGTGACAGTTCAGCCCATCGTTAGAGTACCTGCTTCTCAACCTGTGCGATCGCCCCAACTACCAGTTGTGACGCCAAACACTCAACCTCAGACTGTACCTAATATAACTCCACCATCTCCACCAAGCCCATTGCAAGAGTGGAGAAGGTTAGCAAAGTTAGGTAGCTACGGTCAAGTAAATACTACCGATCAACCTAATAACATCGCAGCTGCTCGTGAACCCGCAAACAATCCGCAGCCGCAGCAACAGACACCACCACCGGAAACTCCTGCTCCTGCGGTGAGCCAAGCGCAACCCTTGGGACAAAAATCCTTAGCAGTAGGGACTAGTGCTAAAGCTGTGTTAGCAACAGCGATATTTGGCGAAACTACTACTAGATCAGGCGGTGGTGATGAAGGAGGCCAAGGAAAAAACGTATTCGTGATCAAATCGCAAGAAGCACTAAAATCTAAGGATGGTACTACTGTCATACCTGCAAACACCGAATTTCTAGCTGAAATTACTTCCATTAACGAACAAGGTCTTTTGCAGATGAACGTAACTAAACTTATCTCGCAAAATAATGGCAACCCTACCGAACAAAGCTTACCCAGCAATGCAATTATTATTCGCGGTACCCAAGGTAAACCTTTAATAGCAGGTAAATATCCCGGTCAAAGTTCGTCTATAGCATCAATGGATCTAGGACTATTCGTTTTGGGAGGTCTTGGTAAAGCAGCAGAGTTGATAAATCGCCCTGATACCAAAGTTCTGCCATTATATGGCGGTAACCTCGGCAACATCGATAACGGCAATATCGAAAACGGCGGCAACGGCAACGCCAACGGCAACGGCAACAACTACATTAGTGGTTATACTACTATCACTGAGAACAGACGCAACCTTTTAGCTGGGGTTGTGGAAGGTGGTTTCAACTCTGTAGTACCCCAAATTGCCCAACGTAATCAACAGGCGATCGCCCAAATGTCGCAACCAACTAATATTTGGTTTATGCAAGCCGGTACAACTGTTGAACTATACGTTAATCAACCAATCTAATTTTAGCAGGTAGGATTTATACCAATTTTAGATTTTTGATTGGAAAATGGTAATTGGTAATTAGTTTTCTTTCTATCTTTCCCATATTCTCCTGTTCTATCTACCAATGTCTCCATTTGCAACCATGAAAAATAAACCTAATTTGTCAGGAAATACCCCAGGTAATTCTTATTTCCTACCTATAGCTTCCTTAATTTTCTCGGTTGCTATGTTCTTGTTGGTAGGCCGCGCTGTTGCTAATAACGCTGTTCTGCGTTCCATATTTTCCTGTCAAGCACAGGGTTTAGGGGGAGCAATACCTACCATCGACGTTTGGTATCAACAAGGAACAAACTTGAGCTTTATTCCGACTGGAGAAGTAATTAAAAAAGTTTGGTTAAACGATCCATCACAGGTAACTATAGACTTTGATGGCCCAGTATGTATGCAGTTTGGTCAAGACTCTAATAGTAATGCCGGAGATTGTAAAAACTCAGCAGCGAATGTAATTCAACTCAGACGAATTCAAAAACTGAATATTCCTGGGCTTCCTCCCACTAGCAATACACTTTTAACAGTTGTTACTGAAGGGCAAGGTAGAAATAAATTGTATACCTTTCGAGTGATATATAAAACAGATAACCCTGAATATCACACTTTAGCAGTTTTTGCCGATCCTTCTGGTCAAGAAGGAGCTTGTGCTAAAGTTCCACAATAAACTTTTAGCAAACCAATGTTTGTCATTAGTTTTTATAAATCTAGGGGTAGGTTGGGTTGAGGAACGAAACCCAACACCAAGAATCCTTCATTTGGTTGGGGTTTCACTAAAGTTCAACCCAACCTACAAATATTTGATTTTTTCAGAGTAATAAAAGAGCGATATAGCGGTTCCCACTCAGATGGGGTACAACATTACATCACCATGTGTAGGCAATACGGTTCGGTTAAGGTTTTTTGATGAAAATTCTAAATCACAAAGACGCGATAAATCGCCGTCTCTACAATAATTAATCCTTTGTAGAGACGGCGATTTATCGCGTCTTTTGGCTTAACCGAACCGTATTGCATGTGTAGGGGCACGGCACTGCCCATTGGTGTTAACTTAACGTGAAAGCCAGCCTAGAACCAGCTTTTACATATTGTCTCGTTGTCTCGTTCCCCTGCTCCGACTGGGAACGAGATTTGAAAAGGCTTTCAGCTTAAGAAGTTGACACGTAGGGGCACTGCCGTGTACCTCACGTAAACGAGAATCGCTATAAGTAATCAAGCGGACATGATATAATCCAATCCTTAGAAAAAGGGTTATAGAGGATCTAAGCCTTTAGGAAGTTTTCTTTCTTTATAGAGTAAGGTTAGGCTAACGCATAGGCAGTGTTGTAGTTCAATCAATTGAAAAACGCTATAACTCAACTGATTTAACTTACTCAGGCATTTTCAGCCTATATGTTTATAAATATAAATCTTCAGATAAAAACTAACCATAAATTCTAAATCCGTGTAAATATAAAGAAAAGCTTAAGAGGTTACAGACTCATGGTCACTGCCAAAATGATGCAACAGCTTTGGGCTGTAATCGAGTCTACCCAGGTCAGCACCCTGCTCCAGTTTGACGATGCTGCTTTAGTACAAGTGCTTCTCCAGCAGTTAAAAGCAAAGCAGGTTATTGATCCACAGGCAGATAGCAGCCTCAATACTTATATAAAATCTAAACTGCCCCTCATTCGTGATACGGCTGAAGGTCGATTATCCTTCGGGCAAGGTGGCAATCATTAATACGAGAAATCTAAATGATTCCTCACTGCCAAGCATACGCTCAGAGTTCAAACAGTTGAATATTATGAATAACTGGCTAGTAATTGCCCTAGTAGCTTATCTAATTGGAGCAGCGATTGAAGGGGTGAGTACAGCCAGTCAGCTATCTCATTCAGTGCCAGAATTAGCTAAAAACACACAAGCTCACCCATCAGATTCTGCCACTGAGTCTAATTCCACTTGGCGAGTTGTGGCCGCGATCGCCTCAGTAAGTATATGTGGAGCTTTTTTGTGGCCTTGCCGCCTTTTCCACCGTTTAATTAAAGGCAAAGTTAGTCATTAGTCATTAGTCTAAAAGATACCACGATCCACCTAACGACTTGCTGTGGGCATTGCTTGGGGCGAGGTATAGCAATCGAAGTATAGGTTAGGACATCAACAGATGATAAAACCTAGCCACCAAAAGACTTTTCACCCAGTCCCCAGTCCCTAGTCCCCAGTCCCTTGCTATATGTACCAAAAACTCATTATGTCGTTTGTTCTGGTGTCCCTACATTTTGCCCAATTTTTGGCTCTGTTCCCGCCAGCAGTCGTTCAATATTAGTGCGATGGCGCAAAATCACATATAATCCACCGGCAATCCCAAACAGAATATATGGTAACGGTTGATGCAAAAGTACCATGAAAATGGGAACAGCGATCGCACCTGCAATTGAACTTAAAGAGACAATCCGCGATATCGCCACAACCACGGCAAACACACCGACTGTTGCTAAACCTACCTGCCAACTCATTGTCAACAAAATCCCCAAGCTGATAGCAACGGATTTACCACCAGTAAAGCCCAAAAAAATTGATTTACTATGTCCCAAAATGCCAGCTAACCCAGCTAAGGTTAATACCCATGGTTGCCACGCTTGTGCATCTATCGTTGGGGGGATATAATTTTGAATTTGGTTAAAATTGAATAACCAGTAAACTAGAGCGATCGCTAATACTCCCTTTAAGGCATCAAGTACTAAAACGAATGCTCCTGGCCCTTTCCCCAAAGTTCTTAGTACATTAGTTGCGCCAGTGGAACCTGAACCAACTTCCCGAATATCAATACCTTTTAACAGCTTCACAGCAATATACCCAGTGGGAAAAGAACCCAATAGGTAAGCTATAACCACAATTGTCCCACACAGAGTTAACCAAATAGCCATAATAAAATTCAAAATTCAAAATTCAAAATTCAAAATTTAAAAAAGTCAAGAGTAATACCTCTTGACCAATGACTAATGACTAATACTTCGACTACGCTCAGTACAAGTGACTAATTTAAAAGTCATCATCATAGTTTCTCACGGCTTTGGGGTCAGGAGCAAAAGCTAACCACAGGGGAAATTGCAGCAATGACAAACTTATTTGCTCCTCTGAATCGTCAATGATAATTAAGGGCAGTTGATTGGCTTTCGTCAATCGGTCTGCTTTTTGGGCGACAGCATCAGACGCTTCAAATAATACCACGCCCCGGTCTGGGCCGAAATCTGGGCGACCGATTCCCAAACAGTCTTGCAAGCCGCGCCGCCATTCACCCAATCGCTCCGGTGTATTAGCTAAGACTAAAGTACGGACGCGATCGCCATACAGCTTGTGTAAAATCGAAATTGCAGCTGAGGCAATCAAAATATTCTGTAAGCGGCTACCCATTGTCCGCAAACCACCCCGTCCCCCTTGGGTAAAAAACCAGTTAGAGACTCGTTCTGCGTGGATTGGTTCAAAGGTACGGCGTAATTGCCACGCTGGGCCATAGTAATCTGGTTTATTGCGGTATTGGTCAATTAGGCGGCGAATTTGCTTAGTAGTATCTTGAAACTGCTGTTGGGCAAATTGGGGTATTCCAGGTTGGGTTTCAACTGGTTTAGTCTCTTTGTCTTTTACAGATGGTTTTTCTCGTTCCACCACACTTGGCGTAAGTTGCAACTGCTCGGCGGCAACGGCCAAATCCTGTAAGCTACCAGTGAGATAGTCTTTAAAACCCTGCACCCGAATTGCCAAGTCTTGGGATGTACCAGCAAAAGTGGTTCGCATCTCGTTGCGGATACGTTCTTGACGGCGTTCTAGTTGTTCTACAGAAATTTGCAGGGTTTGCTTGCGTTGTTCTAACTGCACCAGCGACTCTTGCACAAGTCGTCCCAGTGAGGTTTGAGTTTCACCCACTTGTGTCTGAAGGTTTTTGTAAAAAGCTTGCAGCTTGGCTATTTCTTCCTTGAGAGCAGCTTCAGCGCTCTGCAACTCTGCAACTCGCTGCTCTGCTTGTGCATATAATGAATAGTTTTCTAATCCCAGTGCAGTATTTTCCGGTTCCGACTGGGCTACAAACTCGCCATTTGAATTTTCTGTTAGCTCTACTGTAGAATCTACCACTTCTGCATTAGAGATGAGTGGCTCAGAATTTGTGTAGTCCTCTGATGAGCTAATGGCTCCTGTTTCTCCCACTGACTCAACAGATGGATTGAGTGGATATTCAACTGCATTGTTTTGCTCTTGTTTTTCTGCCAACCGCTCATCAATTGGTTCTGGGGTTTGAGATGCCTCTGAGTTCATAAACAATAGTGTAATTCCTATGACGCGAATAAATAGCTTTCACAAATATTACAATTGACCTGCCATAAAAGTCCTGAGTTATGAGTGCTGAGTTATGAGTGTAGATCGAAACGACTCAGCACAGATCGAACTCAGGACTAAATACGCGGACAACGTTGTTCTAAACAAGTTTTCAAGGTATTGGGATCAAATAAAATCGGCAAAAAGTGAATACTTTTAATTTCTTTAAAGTAAAACAAAATGGGGACTCCATTCCAGAATATCCGCCAGTTTTGCCATTCCTGATAGGGAAAGCGCCGAATTAATTTTTCACCTCTGTAAATATCTAAGTCGGTGGCGGTAAATTGCAAACGCAGCGTTAAGGCCTGAAACATGAGAAACAAACCAAACAGCGTAAAAACTGAGCCTACCCACGGTTGTACCAACAGTAGTGGAATAGCGGCAATCACCAACACTATAGGTATATTGTAACTAGGCTTGAGTTCCACAGTTGATGTGGAGTTAGGAGCAAATGAACTGGTCACAGTCTTAAATCCTGCTTTATTTACTAGGCATCTCTCCTATTTTATGAGTTAGGGGTTATGAGTTAGGAGTTAAAAGTTAGGAGTTAGGAGTTAAGAGTTAGGAGTGAGGAGTTAAGAGTTAGGAGTGAGGAGTTAGGAGTGAGGAGTTAAGAGTGAGGAGTTAAGAGTTAGGAGTGAGGAGTTTTAAACAATTCGCAATGACCCTCCTACGTCGCTCATAGCGTTGCCATGCCGTTGGCGCAGCCTCTCTAAGAGTTGGCTTTACGCTGCGAAGAGAGCAATTACGTTTTGTAACGAGGATTTTAATTAGGCATCAAAACGTGCTTTGGTCGTTAGGCGGGGGAATTAAACCCTTAAACTTTGTTAACTCCAAACTCCAAACCCTTCGGCAGGCTCAGGGCATCGCTCCAAACTCCAAACTCCAAACTCCAAACTCCAAACTCCTAACTCCTAACTCCTAACTTTTTTTATAGCCCTAAGAATGCACTACCAGTCCCCTGAAACATTAACCAAGAAAGAAAAAAGTTGCTAACAAATATAATTAGCAAGGCAGTCACAACAGCACTTGTGGTTGATTGTCCTACACCTTTGGCTCCTCCTGTTGTCGTCAACCCCCAACTGCAACCAATTACGGCGATTAAAGTGCCAAAGCAACACGCCTTAATCATGGCGCTAAAAATATCCCAGATATCAAGAAAGTTACGGGCTGAGTCTAGAAATACCGTATCAGACAGATTGTAGATATTTGTCGCAATTATTAATCCCCCGAACATCCCTGTTACCAAAGACAGGAGGGTTAAAATTGGTAGCATTAAACAGCAAGCAAGGACACGGGGAATAACCAGGTAATCGATTGGATCTGTTTTCAACATCAACATGGCATCGATTTGTTCTGTGACTCGCATGGTACCGATTTCGGCTGCAAAGGCAGAACCGACTCGCCCAGCTAAAATCACTGCTGTCAACACGGGAGAGAGTTCTCGTGTCAACGCAACAGAAAGCACTCCGCCGATAATGTTTCCTGCGCCAAAGTTGATAAATTCCCGCGCTACCTGAATGGTAAACACCGCACCAACAAAAATAGCCGTCAATAGGGCAATAAATAGAGAATCTGGCCCAACTGCTG contains:
- the plsY gene encoding glycerol-3-phosphate 1-O-acyltransferase PlsY, producing the protein MAIWLTLCGTIVVIAYLLGSFPTGYIAVKLLKGIDIREVGSGSTGATNVLRTLGKGPGAFVLVLDALKGVLAIALVYWLFNFNQIQNYIPPTIDAQAWQPWVLTLAGLAGILGHSKSIFLGFTGGKSVAISLGILLTMSWQVGLATVGVFAVVVAISRIVSLSSIAGAIAVPIFMVLLHQPLPYILFGIAGGLYVILRHRTNIERLLAGTEPKIGQNVGTPEQTT
- a CDS encoding MlaE family lipid ABC transporter permease subunit, producing MNQTTSKSSLGEWSQRLLAAIFLGGQVLVHLLRGKIHRRNTLQQMAAVGPDSLFIALLTAIFVGAVFTIQVAREFINFGAGNIIGGVLSVALTRELSPVLTAVILAGRVGSAFAAEIGTMRVTEQIDAMLMLKTDPIDYLVIPRVLACCLMLPILTLLSLVTGMFGGLIIATNIYNLSDTVFLDSARNFLDIWDIFSAMIKACCFGTLIAVIGCSWGLTTTGGAKGVGQSTTSAVVTALLIIFVSNFFLSWLMFQGTGSAFLGL
- a CDS encoding TrbI/VirB10 family protein, whose product is MTKYSTPAQTPAQNGLTLTPDAHQQNVESFDWESRMSRLVGFEEESSPPDTQGSEDSATPQESSQPQEVQTKQPLSSNPFAKLGLVGAATFAIVLVGGVFLSQLMSSNPKPKEIVPPQVPEQQTDESTSQQLAGEVDTLKTKLALTEQAEMVKAAQQQLRTAKSTPTVALKPEQSVPPRGTQTVIPTPPPTVYLPRPVTVQPIVRVPASQPVRSPQLPVVTPNTQPQTVPNITPPSPPSPLQEWRRLAKLGSYGQVNTTDQPNNIAAAREPANNPQPQQQTPPPETPAPAVSQAQPLGQKSLAVGTSAKAVLATAIFGETTTRSGGGDEGGQGKNVFVIKSQEALKSKDGTTVIPANTEFLAEITSINEQGLLQMNVTKLISQNNGNPTEQSLPSNAIIIRGTQGKPLIAGKYPGQSSSIASMDLGLFVLGGLGKAAELINRPDTKVLPLYGGNLGNIDNGNIENGGNGNANGNGNNYISGYTTITENRRNLLAGVVEGGFNSVVPQIAQRNQQAIAQMSQPTNIWFMQAGTTVELYVNQPI
- a CDS encoding DUF3119 family protein → MTSSFAPNSTSTVELKPSYNIPIVLVIAAIPLLLVQPWVGSVFTLFGLFLMFQALTLRLQFTATDLDIYRGEKLIRRFPYQEWQNWRIFWNGVPILFYFKEIKSIHFLPILFDPNTLKTCLEQRCPRI
- a CDS encoding DUF3086 domain-containing protein, producing MNSEASQTPEPIDERLAEKQEQNNAVEYPLNPSVESVGETGAISSSEDYTNSEPLISNAEVVDSTVELTENSNGEFVAQSEPENTALGLENYSLYAQAEQRVAELQSAEAALKEEIAKLQAFYKNLQTQVGETQTSLGRLVQESLVQLEQRKQTLQISVEQLERRQERIRNEMRTTFAGTSQDLAIRVQGFKDYLTGSLQDLAVAAEQLQLTPSVVEREKPSVKDKETKPVETQPGIPQFAQQQFQDTTKQIRRLIDQYRNKPDYYGPAWQLRRTFEPIHAERVSNWFFTQGGRGGLRTMGSRLQNILIASAAISILHKLYGDRVRTLVLANTPERLGEWRRGLQDCLGIGRPDFGPDRGVVLFEASDAVAQKADRLTKANQLPLIIIDDSEEQISLSLLQFPLWLAFAPDPKAVRNYDDDF